The following nucleotide sequence is from Streptomyces brevispora.
GCGCTCAAGAAGCTCGGCGCGATCGACTTCGCCACCACGATCGCGCCCGGTGTCCGGGACGTACTGCTCACCGGCAAGGCGTGCGAAGCGGTGCGCCGAAAGGACAAGCAGAACCGGTTCGTCTACGACTACGTGATCATGGATGCGCCGCCGACCGGCCGCATCACCCGCTTCCTCAACGTGAACGACGAGGTGGCGGGGCTGGCCCGGATAGGCCCGATACACAACCAGGCCCAGGCCGTGATGCGCGTGCTGAAGTCCCCGGAGACCGCGGTCCATCTGGTGACCCTGCTGGAGGAGATGCCGGTCCAGGAGACCGCCGACGGCATCGCGGAGCTCCGGGCGGCCGAACTGCCGGTGGGCCGGGTGATCGTGAACATGGTGCGCCCGCATCTGCTGGACGAGGGAGCGCTGCGCACCGCCGCGGGCGGCCGCCGCAAGGAGATCGCCAAGACGCTGACCCGGGCCGGCGTGACCGGCGCCGCGGGGCTCGTGCGTCCGCTGGTCGAGC
It contains:
- a CDS encoding ArsA family ATPase; the encoded protein is MSRFQVVSGKGGTGKTTVAAALALALATEGRRTLLVEVEGRQGIAQLFEADSLPYEERKIAVSPGGGEVYALAIDAERALLDYLQMFYKLGSAGRALKKLGAIDFATTIAPGVRDVLLTGKACEAVRRKDKQNRFVYDYVIMDAPPTGRITRFLNVNDEVAGLARIGPIHNQAQAVMRVLKSPETAVHLVTLLEEMPVQETADGIAELRAAELPVGRVIVNMVRPHLLDEGALRTAAGGRRKEIAKTLTRAGVTGAAGLVRPLVEQAAEHAQRVELEREQRTVLAGLGLPGYELPLIGEGMDPAGLYELAMELRGQGVSEGAAGQGVGS